AAGACGGTGACCACGATCCGGACGGTGTCGCAGACGTGGCGCACCGCGAGCGCATAGCGCAGTGCGGACAGGTCGTCGCCCACGAGGACGGCCACCGCGGCCGGCCGGGCGGCGAGCGCCCGTCGCAGGTCCTGGTCGTCCGGTGCGGCCAGGTGGTCGACCGGGTGTCCGCTCTCCTCCAGGGAGGCGCAGACCCGGCGCGCCAGGGTCGTCGCCCCGATCACCACGGTCCCGGGGGCCTGTCCCGCCGGCCCCGTGGCCGGATTCGTCCCGGGCGCTTCGGCCTCGCCTTCGGGCTCGGACCTCACACGCTCCGGTCCCGCCCGATGCTCCGGCGACTCCCCCGCAGGAGCGTCACCGCGGGGTTCACCTGGCGTTACGTCCCGCGCCCCGCCGCCGTCGCCCGCCACTGATGGGGTGGCGGGCACAGCGTGCGGCGGGGCGGTACGGGTCTGTCGGGCGGAGGGAAGGGTGGCCATGGAGTCCCCTTGCTCGTCGGCCGTCGGAAGGGCCGAACTCACGCTAGGGCGCCCGCGGCCGGAGGCATCTGTCCCGCTGGCCAAGGGTTCGCCGGGGGCGTTGTCCGGCCGCACCAGCGGGCGTCGCGGCGCCCGGCGCCAGGGGCGAGGAGAGCGGCCGACGAAGACCGCTCACCACCCATAGCCCCGGAGCACGAGCCCCTTTTCCGCCAATCTTCATTGGCCTGGCGTACAGCTCTCGCAAGGGAATTTGTCCCCTCTCACAAATACGCCGCCGCGCACCGCCACATACGCTTACGCAAATCCCAATCCAGACGTGATGCGGCTCACCTCCCACAAGGAGGGAGCCCCAGCGCGGAGGTGCGATCAGCGCTCCCCCACCCGCGCAGGGCATCCGAAGGCCACGGCCCGCTCGTCGCGCCTTCGCACTACGTCAGGGCCACGATCGCCGCCTGAGGGCGCCCGGCCCTGTCGTGCGTCCGGCCACCGAGGCGATCCCAGCAGTCACCACGTGCATGACCCCTCCAACCCTCAATGGATGTCGAAGATGACTACATCTCCCCCCAACCCCGTGGCCGCTCCGCCCACTCCCCCGGGGCATGGGCAGGCCCCGCAGCAGTCAGGCCTGCAGTCGGGCCTCAAGAACCGCCATCTGTCCATGATCGCCGTGGGTGGAGTCATCGGCGCCGGTCTCTTCGTGGGCTCCGCCTCCGGCATCGCCGCCGCCGGCCCCGGCATCCTGCTGTCGTACGCCCTGGTCGGCGCGCTGGTCGTGTTCGTGATGCGGATGCTCGGCGAGATGGCGGCCGCCAACCCGACCTCCGGTTCCTTCTCCGCCTACGCGGACCGGGCGCTCGGCCGCTGGGCCGGCTTCTCCATCGGCTGGCTGTACTGGTTCTTCTGGGTCGTGGTGCTCGCCGTGGAGGCGACCGCCGGCGCGGCCATCCTCACCAGCTGGGTCCCGGCCGTCCCGCAGTGGGCCTGGGCGCTGATCGTGATGGTCGTCCTCACCGCCACCAACCTCGCCTCGGTCGCCTCCTTCGGTGAGTTCGAGTTCTGGTTCGCCGGCATCAAGGTCGTCGCCATCGCGGCCTTCATCGTCCTCGGCGGCCTGGCGATATTCGGCGTGCTGCCCGGGTCCGACAACGCGGCGACCGGCTTCAGCAACCTCACCTCGCACGGCGGATTCCTTCCGAACGGGCCCACCGCGATCCTCACCGGCGTCCTGATGGTCGTCTTCTCCTTCATGGGCAGCGAGATCGTCACCCTTGCCGCCGGTGAGTCCGAGGACCCGGAGCGCGCGGTCACCAAGGCCACCAAGAGCGTGATCTGGCGGGTCGGCATCTTCTACCTCGGCTCGATCCTCGTGGTCGTCTCCCTGCTGCCGTGGAACGACCCCTCGATCGCCAAGAAGGGCTCCTACGTCGCGGCGCTCGACTCGATCGGCATCCCGCACGCCGGCCAGATCATGAACGTCATCGTGCTGACGGCCGTGCTCTCCTGTCTCAACTCCGGCCTCTACACCGCCTCCCGGATGGCCTTCTCGCTCGGCCAGCGCGGCGACGCCCCGAAGGCCTTCGCCCGGACGAACACGCGGGGCGTGCCGCAGGCCGCGATCCTCGCCTCCGTCCTCTTCGGCTTCATCGCGGTCGGCTTCAACTACCTGTGGCCGGACACCGTCTTCCAGTTCCTGCTGAACTCCTCGGGCGCGGTCGCGCTCTTCGTCTGGCTG
This portion of the Streptomyces sp. 2114.4 genome encodes:
- a CDS encoding amino acid permease encodes the protein MSKMTTSPPNPVAAPPTPPGHGQAPQQSGLQSGLKNRHLSMIAVGGVIGAGLFVGSASGIAAAGPGILLSYALVGALVVFVMRMLGEMAAANPTSGSFSAYADRALGRWAGFSIGWLYWFFWVVVLAVEATAGAAILTSWVPAVPQWAWALIVMVVLTATNLASVASFGEFEFWFAGIKVVAIAAFIVLGGLAIFGVLPGSDNAATGFSNLTSHGGFLPNGPTAILTGVLMVVFSFMGSEIVTLAAGESEDPERAVTKATKSVIWRVGIFYLGSILVVVSLLPWNDPSIAKKGSYVAALDSIGIPHAGQIMNVIVLTAVLSCLNSGLYTASRMAFSLGQRGDAPKAFARTNTRGVPQAAILASVLFGFIAVGFNYLWPDTVFQFLLNSSGAVALFVWLVICFSQLRMRGIILRENPEKLVVRMWLFPYLTWATIAMISFVLVYMLTDDSEGGGRIQVLLSVLLAAVVVGVSLVRDRLGARTAEKAAVTSR